GCTGTAGGTGACGTCTGCCGGCTGTGCGAGGTCGATCGTGCAGACCGAGCCCGACAGCGACCCGCCATTCGGGCAGCTGTATGTGACCGTCGCGCTTGATTCGTCGGTCCGCGAACAGGTCGTGCCGGAGAGGTTATAGCCGGAAGGACAATAATAGACCGGGCTCGCTGCCGTCGACGTGACGATAGTGCAGGTCGTTCCGTTCAAGGTGCCCCCGTTGGGGCAGGTATGCGTGACCGTCGCCGGCAACGAGCTGCTCGTATTGCAGATGTTGCCCGCAAGCGTGCCGCCACTCGGACAGCTATAGGTAACCGTCGCGGGGCTGCTCGAGCTCGTCTGGCAATTCGTACCATTGAGCGTTCCGCCGTTCGGACAACTATAGGAAACCGTGCCGGGAGTTGCTGAAACCATCGTGCACATCGAGCCTTCGACGACATAGGCGCCGGGGCAGGTGTAATTGACTTTCGGGTGGAAGAAGCACTTCGTGCCCGAATAGCCTTGCGCCTTGCCTTCCTTGTAGAAGCCGATCCAGCCAGTCGGACAAGTCTTGCCCGTCTTTGCGAAACCGCAGTAGGGGGCATTTTCAAAGGTATAGAGATCCATCGGCAAGGCCCAGCCGCTGCACTGGTAGACCGGCGTGCCCGGCGTCTGGGACGTTGTCATGCAGTTCGTGCCGTTGAGCGTACCACCGTTGGGGCAGCTATAGCTGGCGGTCGCCGCATAACTTCCCGAGGTGACGCATTCGGTCCCCTGCAGCGTGCCTCCATTCGGACAGCTGTAATTGGGCGTAGCGCCATAGCTTCCGGTTGCCGTGCAGGTCGTACCCGAAAGTGTATAACCAGACGGGCAGCTGTAGTTCGGAACAGCCGTATAGGTTCCGGTCTGCGTGCACGTCGTGCCGTTCAGATCATAACCTGCCGGGCAAGTGTAATAGACATCAGCCGGCTGCGAGAGCGTCCGCGAACAGGTTGTGCCGGAGAGATTATAGCCAGCCGGACAGCTATAGCTTGCCGTAGCGGCGTAGGTCGATTTCGACCGGCAAGTGGTTCCTTCCAGCACATAGCCTGCAGGGCAATTATAGTTGGGCGTCGCCGATTGCTCGAGCGTCCGGACGCAACGATCTCCCTCGAGCATATAGTCTGCAGGGCAGCTGTAGCCGGTAATGACCGCCGGTTCGGTCGTCGTCCGAACGCAATTCGTCCCCTGCAGCGAAAAGCCCGCGGGACAGCTATGGCTCGACACCGAAGCGGGCTGAGTGACCACGCACGTCGTGCCTTGCAGCACACCGCCATCCGGACAGGTATAGGTCACATCGGCGGGTTGCGTCAGGGTCTTCGAACAGGTCCGGCCAACGAGGGTATAGCCATCGGGACAGCTCAACTCCTCGACGCGATCGGGCGTCGTCACGGTTACGCCGACATCGCAGGTCGCGTCATAATAATCCTGCTTTTCGCCGACTTTGACTTCTTCGCAGGTTCCCGGCGTATTGCTGATGTTTTCGCCGAGCTCCGAGCTCCCGGCGTTTTCGTTGATCTCTTCGCCCTTTTTGATGATGTCTTCAAAGGACGACGGGTCGACGGTCGCGCGATTCGCACCGGCTCCCATCATGACTTCCCACGCCTCGTTCCCGACGGCCGTGCCGCCGGCGGAGTTCAAGGCACCGTCATCGCTCCCAAAGAGATTCGACAGATCGCTTGGGGCGGTGGAGTACCCGGGGATGACGTCGCCGTTGACTTCCTGATCCGGGATCGAGGCTGCGCCTTCTTTGCCCGACTTGGCGAAGGCTTCGCCGTCTTTCTGCGCAGAAGTGATGTCGCCAGATGGAGCGGTTTGCGCCCGAACGACGGGCATCGGACCAACGACCATTGAAAGCGCGGCCACGATCGCGACCATCGAGCGGCTGAAGCGACGGCCAAGACCGAGAGTTCCAGCGTTCTGATCGATTGCGGCACCATTCACAGCATCGGTCATGACCCCTGCCCCCTCTTCAGCCGGGAAAGTGCCTGGCCCGCGATCGCCGATCCCGGGCCCCGCCCGTTCACAAAGGTCTCCAGCGCATATTCGAGCGGCACGTTGCCGGTCATCCGGTCAAAGGGCGGAACCGTCGTTCTGCAGTCGAAGCCGTCGCACAGTTCGAAATCGGAGGTGACGACGACGATCGCCGGCACGGCCGTCACATCGAACGCGCGGAACAGTCGCGGGTCGATCCCGATGCTGCCATAGGCGTCCTGGTTATCGACCACCTTCATGATGCCCTGCTGAAAGGCTTTCATGGAGTTGCCGGGGAACCCGTTGAAGACAACAGTGCCGCCAACCTTCGCGGTATCGCGAATGAGCTTCTTCAAACTCTGTTCGGGCATCGACAACGACGCGAAGACGATGAGCTGGGGCGCGCCCTTGTCGCTCGCCTCGAGATCGGTCGACGCGGCAAGCATTTGGTCGAAATCGATCGGACCCGTTGGTCCGCCGCCAAGCACACCCTTGTTCTCAGCCAGATTGCGGTTGCCGGCGTCGGCAGCATCCTTCGCCTCTGCCCGCATCTCATCACCGCGGCGCGAGACCTCGCGGATGAGCGCTTCCGCATCTGCATCGGCCGCTTCACCGCGACCAATAATCTGCTGAATGTCGAGACCCTCGACGTTCTGCGCGAGCGCAATGCCGCCACCGCAAACCGACAGGATCGCGACGCCGGCAAAGAACTTCCCTTTTCCGGAAAGGTTTTTCAAAGGACGCAGCAATTTCGCTTCCTCCAAACAAGATAGCCCATGTCTTCGCCAACGGCGGGATAGGTGTTGCCGGATCCCGGCTTCATGTCGGAGGCGCCGATCGGCGGGCAGGCCCAGCGTCCCTTCACCATCGGCGACGGCACCGTGGCCTGGAACCGATATTGCTGCTTCTTCATGATCGGCATGATGTATTTGCCGCAGAGCCCCTTCTTGCCCATCGTCCCCCACGCGATACCTTGCCGATGAAGCTTGAAGGCGAAGCGCGACAGTGCGAGCCGGCTCGACTGGACGTGGCCGATGTGCGCGGAGATGTTTCCGTTCATCGGATACATCGGCCCGAGGCAGCCAGCGCACCAGAAGAGCGGATCCAGCGGAAGTTTACCGGTGGCGGCGCCACAGTCTGCCGCGCACGCCGTTTGCGCGAGCGGATTGGCGAAGAGCGCGACTTCCGGATTGATCAGCGCCGTCAGCGTATCATCCTGCCAGAGCGGGTCGATTTCGGTGACATAGGCGATGTCGAACGACGACTGCTCGAGGCAGGCGACATCCGTGAGGAGCTCCATCCAGTAGAGCAGCGGATAGACATACCAATGGACATGCCATTTCGCGCCGCGATCATGTCCGTCGACGCTATCCGCCGCGCGGCCGTGGCCGATATTGAACCCCGGCGAAATCTTCTTGCCGCCGAGACTCGCAAAGCACCACGGCTTCATCGTGACATCGGCAAGGCGGACCGGCTCCCAAAAGCCCATCGCTACGCCAATGCGCGGGAGCGGCGACCCGCAAGCGCAGATCGGGAGATCGGGATTGTCCGTGTCGGGACGATCCGACGGCATGATCTTCAGGCCCCCCACCGACAACGGAAACAGGCAGGACCAGCAGACGTCCGTGATGGGGTTCACGAACTTGCCCGTACACTTGCCCGGGGTTCCGTCGATCCCCGCCGCCCCAGCGGTTGCCGGCGCAAGGATTGCGAAGGTCAGCGCCGCGAGCGCGGCGCGAACAGACGTGCGAGCGGCCCGGACGACTCCGCCAACAGATTTGGAGAGGCGGCAGCTCATTTGCGCCCCACACCGAGCGGGATTTCAGAAACCCGCATCGTCTTCCCGTTCGGTTCGACCACCGCCGGCACCGCTCGAATCCCGAAGCGGCCGACAAGAAAACCGCCCTGGTCGAAATAGAAGCGGCGCTGATGGGCGGTCATCGCATCGAGCGGCGCACCCTTGACCATGACGAGCTTGGCGCCGCGGTCATCGAAGCGGCGCAGCGCCCAATTCACCTGGTCGCGGTCATCGCCGTCGATGAACACGAGCTTTTGACGGATCGTCACGAAATCCAGCGGGTTCACGCGCTGGCCCGCGCGCGCGATCACATTGCCCTTATTGTCGAGAATATCCTTGTCGACCTGCATTGTTGGGTCGAAGATCCAGCTCCGCTCGCGAACGGCAAGGGCGATGCCGGCGACGGGACGGGGACGGCGGACCCCGGCTTCCGTGCGGCGCGTGAGTTCGGCGTTCATCCGTTCGATGCCGCCGCTCGCCTCGAGCGTGCGAAGCTTCTGCTCGATCGTGCGCAGAAGATCGGGCTCGGAAATCCGGAACACCGCAACCTGCTGACCATAATCCTTCGCGCTGGCGCTAGGCATAGATGCAAAGAGAGCGAACGGCACAAGCCCAGCGGCGAACGCAGCATGGCGACGGGCGGCGCGCGTCATAGCAGCGACCATTTCGATACTCCAACAATCTGACGGGTGCATACGAAGCCGATGGCGGCATAGCGGCTATCGAAGCCGTCGGGATGCGGGCTCCCCATGTAATAGCAGCCGCTCGGGATCACGCCCGTCGGCCCGGGAACGAGTTTCTCGCCGACCGAAGATACGGGCTTTAGCTTCCCGACCAGCTGCTCGGACGGCGCGTCGTTTCCCGCCCCCGCGGACCAGGTGACGATAACGTCCGCACCGCGATGTACGACGGTATCACCCGGCATCCCATAGACGATCTTGCCAAAGACCGGAGGTTCGGCGCCGAAATGCGAATGAACCAGCTTGTTCGACGGAGGGACGAAAAACGCCACCTCGCCCCGCTTCACCATCTTGCCGCGCTCGAAATAATAGGCCCAATTGGGGAGCGAGGGCGAACGGTTGATGAAAAACCCATGACGCTGCGCGTAGCTGTCGAGCGAGAGCCAGGCGTTAGTGGCCGCGACGATCCCGATCGCGATCACCGTGTTGCGAAGGAAAGGCGATCGCAGCACGCGCACCGCGTCACTGCCCGCCGCCGGGCAGCAGGCCGCCGCCACCGAACACAGGTGAGTTTGCAGCTGCCGCCGCGGGGGCCGACGGCATCAGCGCCGGCATTGCAGGCGCCGGGGCGGCGGCCGCAACGCGCGGCGGCGGATTGCGCTTGATAAATTCGCCGACCGCTGCGCGCACATCGGGAGTGATGTCCGGCATCGAGGCCGCCACCACCGCTTCGCTCACCACGATCGTTTCGCCGGCGGCCGCACGGTCCTGAAGGGTGCGCTGCATGGCCGACATAAAATGCCGTGTGTCGGAATCGACCTGTTTTGGGCTGGCGCCCGAGCGCGCTTCCGCCATGATGAAATCGTTGGCCATGCCGGCGAGGCTGATCGAGACGATCCGCCGTTCCTTGAGGATCATGAGCTCGCGCGTTGCCCATCCACCCCACACGAGCGCGGCAACGAGGGCCGTGCCGCCCAAAATCTGGCCCCAACTGAACCCGGCAAAACCGCGGCGGCGGGACGCTGGCGCCGCCGCGGCATCGGTCGAAGGAACAAGCGGCTCCCCACCGATCGTCAATGCGAGTTGTTCAGTCATTGGAAATTGCCCCCTTGGCTGTAGCGGTCACCGAGAGCAGCGCCGAGCGCCGCACGATGCAGAAAAACAGAACGAAGCCGCCAAAGAGGTGCAGAAGCAGCTCGGCGAACTCGCCGCGCCGATCGCCGTCGGCCGCGAGATAATGATTTGAGAGATTCGCCGTTTCGGCAAAAAATTGGTCGACGCTGAGATTGGCCATCAAAGCGAAGAAGCCGAGCAGAAGACCGCCGGCAGCCAGACAGTTGATCGCGAGCCAGCACGTTACCGATACGAACGAATAGGCGATGTCCTGGAACAGCGATCGTCCGGGGATTGTACCGGGCGCTGACCGTACAGGAGTCGAGCCTGCGCCAATTGCAGATGGCTGCGCGGCGCTCATTCCGCCGCTACCGCATAATCGGCGCCGCCGCCCTGGCGGGCCTTCACCGATCCCGGGAATGCGACGTCCTCGATCGCTTCCGCCATGCTCATGCCCGCGGCCGTCTTCGCGTCGATCGCCGCGAACACTTGCGGGCTCGAGGAGTAGAGCGTCGCCGAATAGGGATCGAGCACCAACCTGCCCATCGCCAACATCTCCGGGCCCTTGATGAGCATGTCGGAATATTCGGTGCCGTTCCGTTTCAGCGACCGCATCATCGATTCGACCGCATCATTCATGTCGAAGCGATCGAGCTTCTTAAAATCCGCGATCGTTTCAGGCTTCTGCTGAAGGATCACGAACCAGTCGCTGTTCTCAAGCGCCGCGATCGACCCTTCGGACTTATAATAGTCGTTGAGCGACTGGGTCGCGGTAATGAGGGACGCCCCATATTTGCGACAGGTACGGGCGTAGGTTTCGACGAAATCAGCCATGGAGCCGCCCTTGAGGAGCTGCCACGCCTCATCCAGCAGCAATGCCTTGCGCGTGCTGCGATCCTTCCGCATCGCCTGGCTCGACAGGAACATGATCGCCGTCAGAACGACGGAACGTAGCTCCTCGCGCGCGGACAGATCCGAAAGCTCGAACACGGTCAGGTCGGCGCCGATCTTCAAGGTGGACTGACCTGTGAAGAAACGGCCGTAGGTGCCAGCGCTGGAAAAGGGTCGCATCGCGATCGCGAGCTCTTCGCCCTGAATATGCTGTCTGGCGTTCAGCGCCTCGATAACACCATCGATCGAGCCCTCTGTACCGCTCTTTTCCCATTCGGCATTAACCGCGGCATCGATCAGGCCACGCTCCGTATCGTTCAAACGGTCGATATGCCGACCCATCTGGCCGATGATCGCTTTCAGCATCGCGATGCAGTCGAGACGATAGTCTTCGTCGCGCTCGGCCTCATCAGCGTCGATCATCGAGAAGGGATTGAGACAGAAGCCCGAGCTCATCGTGAACTCGACGAATGCCCCGCCCTGAAGTTTGCAGCTATGCTCGAAGCTGCGGCCGTCATCGATCACGATGACCTTCGCGCCGGCGCCGACAAGCGCCGAGGTCATTTCCTGCAGCGCGACAGATTTACCCGAACCTGACTTACCGAACACCGCAACATTGTGGTTGCCGGCAGTGTTCTCGAAGGGCGACCAAAAGAAGGGCTGACCGCGGCGGCCAAGAAGCAAGAGATGCGGAATGGGGCCACCATTATATTCGCCCTGCAGCGGCGCGATGTTGGCAACCGTCGTCGTCAGCATCGTGCGGAAGCGTTTCAGGCGCTCGAAATCTTTTGCGAGCCCATTCGCCATCGTGAGCGGCATGACCGAGATCAGCCCGGCCATCTGCAGATAGCGTTCGTCCTGGAGCTCCCAGCCCGCGGCTTTGTATACCGCCTTCAAATTGCGTTCGTGACGATCGCCCTCGCCGTAGGGCGAGACACTCATCACGCTGTAAAAGACGCGAACGAGTTTCTGCCCCTGCCGGAGCTGGTCCTGGACATATTCCCACTCGCGCGACTGGTCGCGAATCTGCGGGGTGAATTTCGCGCTCTGCGAATTCGCCAGACTCGTCGTGCGCATGAACTTGAAGGCCGCACGCGAGGTGGCGGCCTGTTCATCGGGATAGGTGATGGTGAGCATCGTCGCCACCGGACACGGCATCCGGAGCTTATCGAAATAGGGATCGCCAATGAGCTTCACTGTATCCCACGGCGCCCAGCGTGGCGGCAGGTTGCGGATCGCGTAACAGCGAATATCGAACCGGTCGGGCACGATCTCGCCAATGTCGGGAACCCCGTCCTGCAGCGCGCCAAGCGCGCGAAACCGTTCGGTGCGGATGAGGATGCGGTTGGGATCGGTGACGATCTCCATATCCCGGCGCACCGCCTGGTCCGCGATCGGATCGAAACGGTTATAATCGACGACATCTTCACCGGACACAGTGGTCGGCGACGTCAGATCGTCGACGAGCTTGAGAAGCCCAACGGGATCGAGGATTTGCGCCTCGACGTCGATCGAGCGAAGCATGGACGCCATCGATTCACGAAGAGTAATCAGCTCCTCGTCGGTGACCTTCGCACCTTCCGGCACGCCGAGCGAAATGAAGACCCGGTGCGATCGCAGATGGAACGGAGCATCGGCGGACAGGCTCGACCAAACCCCTCCTTCGAGATAATCTGCGCGATGCTGTGCAATCC
The DNA window shown above is from Sphingopyxis sp. DBS4 and carries:
- a CDS encoding conjugal transfer protein TraN, whose translation is MTDAVNGAAIDQNAGTLGLGRRFSRSMVAIVAALSMVVGPMPVVRAQTAPSGDITSAQKDGEAFAKSGKEGAASIPDQEVNGDVIPGYSTAPSDLSNLFGSDDGALNSAGGTAVGNEAWEVMMGAGANRATVDPSSFEDIIKKGEEINENAGSSELGENISNTPGTCEEVKVGEKQDYYDATCDVGVTVTTPDRVEELSCPDGYTLVGRTCSKTLTQPADVTYTCPDGGVLQGTTCVVTQPASVSSHSCPAGFSLQGTNCVRTTTEPAVITGYSCPADYMLEGDRCVRTLEQSATPNYNCPAGYVLEGTTCRSKSTYAATASYSCPAGYNLSGTTCSRTLSQPADVYYTCPAGYDLNGTTCTQTGTYTAVPNYSCPSGYTLSGTTCTATGSYGATPNYSCPNGGTLQGTECVTSGSYAATASYSCPNGGTLNGTNCMTTSQTPGTPVYQCSGWALPMDLYTFENAPYCGFAKTGKTCPTGWIGFYKEGKAQGYSGTKCFFHPKVNYTCPGAYVVEGSMCTMVSATPGTVSYSCPNGGTLNGTNCQTSSSSPATVTYSCPSGGTLAGNICNTSSSLPATVTHTCPNGGTLNGTTCTIVTSTAASPVYYCPSGYNLSGTTCSRTDESSATVTYSCPNGGSLSGSVCTIDLAQPADVTYSCPSGWQVQGDKCRSVLSQPATPIYSCPSGYSLSGNMCSKTETQPATPNYSCPTDFTLSGTTCTKTYPAQPNYSCPANYTLSGTTCSMTLSLPATVTMVCPPGATEQNGTCYGESAGQSECAELEANPKCSHVRDTCLDEEPNGPCKVMERTFKCPIPNSPPTDVKEYVCGGSMYCINGSCSEIEDEASNEFKDALVAMGAIDQVGKEFDPDTLGLFKGTRETCHKPVFGLVNCCAGKVSGLFSGGVAAAAAWAGLSGGPAALAGVATQFLTTFLCSNEEKQLDVKDRLGLCVSIGSYCSSSFLGVCQTKRKAYCCFESKLTRILQEQGRPQINKPWDKPKEEQCKGFTVEEFSRLDLSKMDFSDIYADFLEAVKLPDEAQMASDIQAKIDAYYKQHGPGGN
- the trbC gene encoding type-F conjugative transfer system pilin assembly protein TrbC, producing the protein MLRPLKNLSGKGKFFAGVAILSVCGGGIALAQNVEGLDIQQIIGRGEAADADAEALIREVSRRGDEMRAEAKDAADAGNRNLAENKGVLGGGPTGPIDFDQMLAASTDLEASDKGAPQLIVFASLSMPEQSLKKLIRDTAKVGGTVVFNGFPGNSMKAFQQGIMKVVDNQDAYGSIGIDPRLFRAFDVTAVPAIVVVTSDFELCDGFDCRTTVPPFDRMTGNVPLEYALETFVNGRGPGSAIAGQALSRLKRGQGS
- the traU gene encoding conjugal transfer pilus assembly protein TraU, whose amino-acid sequence is MSCRLSKSVGGVVRAARTSVRAALAALTFAILAPATAGAAGIDGTPGKCTGKFVNPITDVCWSCLFPLSVGGLKIMPSDRPDTDNPDLPICACGSPLPRIGVAMGFWEPVRLADVTMKPWCFASLGGKKISPGFNIGHGRAADSVDGHDRGAKWHVHWYVYPLLYWMELLTDVACLEQSSFDIAYVTEIDPLWQDDTLTALINPEVALFANPLAQTACAADCGAATGKLPLDPLFWCAGCLGPMYPMNGNISAHIGHVQSSRLALSRFAFKLHRQGIAWGTMGKKGLCGKYIMPIMKKQQYRFQATVPSPMVKGRWACPPIGASDMKPGSGNTYPAVGEDMGYLVWRKRNCCVL
- the traW gene encoding type-F conjugative transfer system protein TraW — encoded protein: MHPSDCWSIEMVAAMTRAARRHAAFAAGLVPFALFASMPSASAKDYGQQVAVFRISEPDLLRTIEQKLRTLEASGGIERMNAELTRRTEAGVRRPRPVAGIALAVRERSWIFDPTMQVDKDILDNKGNVIARAGQRVNPLDFVTIRQKLVFIDGDDRDQVNWALRRFDDRGAKLVMVKGAPLDAMTAHQRRFYFDQGGFLVGRFGIRAVPAVVEPNGKTMRVSEIPLGVGRK
- a CDS encoding S26 family signal peptidase encodes the protein MAAACCPAAGSDAVRVLRSPFLRNTVIAIGIVAATNAWLSLDSYAQRHGFFINRSPSLPNWAYYFERGKMVKRGEVAFFVPPSNKLVHSHFGAEPPVFGKIVYGMPGDTVVHRGADVIVTWSAGAGNDAPSEQLVGKLKPVSSVGEKLVPGPTGVIPSGCYYMGSPHPDGFDSRYAAIGFVCTRQIVGVSKWSLL
- a CDS encoding type-F conjugative transfer system protein TrbI, which codes for MTEQLALTIGGEPLVPSTDAAAAPASRRRGFAGFSWGQILGGTALVAALVWGGWATRELMILKERRIVSISLAGMANDFIMAEARSGASPKQVDSDTRHFMSAMQRTLQDRAAAGETIVVSEAVVAASMPDITPDVRAAVGEFIKRNPPPRVAAAAPAPAMPALMPSAPAAAAANSPVFGGGGLLPGGGQ
- the traC gene encoding type IV secretion system protein TraC; the protein is MAGWFDKLLGDLLGGPRKVDKAVPSTSIPMFADWLPYRSFNPKTGLYYNSASRGFILEVSPLVGADDRTSEIISQFLSEGIPDKTSIQILQWMSPRIAERMVQWFIPRQMAKGVYERIAQHRADYLEGGVWSSLSADAPFHLRSHRVFISLGVPEGAKVTDEELITLRESMASMLRSIDVEAQILDPVGLLKLVDDLTSPTTVSGEDVVDYNRFDPIADQAVRRDMEIVTDPNRILIRTERFRALGALQDGVPDIGEIVPDRFDIRCYAIRNLPPRWAPWDTVKLIGDPYFDKLRMPCPVATMLTITYPDEQAATSRAAFKFMRTTSLANSQSAKFTPQIRDQSREWEYVQDQLRQGQKLVRVFYSVMSVSPYGEGDRHERNLKAVYKAAGWELQDERYLQMAGLISVMPLTMANGLAKDFERLKRFRTMLTTTVANIAPLQGEYNGGPIPHLLLLGRRGQPFFWSPFENTAGNHNVAVFGKSGSGKSVALQEMTSALVGAGAKVIVIDDGRSFEHSCKLQGGAFVEFTMSSGFCLNPFSMIDADEAERDEDYRLDCIAMLKAIIGQMGRHIDRLNDTERGLIDAAVNAEWEKSGTEGSIDGVIEALNARQHIQGEELAIAMRPFSSAGTYGRFFTGQSTLKIGADLTVFELSDLSAREELRSVVLTAIMFLSSQAMRKDRSTRKALLLDEAWQLLKGGSMADFVETYARTCRKYGASLITATQSLNDYYKSEGSIAALENSDWFVILQQKPETIADFKKLDRFDMNDAVESMMRSLKRNGTEYSDMLIKGPEMLAMGRLVLDPYSATLYSSSPQVFAAIDAKTAAGMSMAEAIEDVAFPGSVKARQGGGADYAVAAE